The genomic window ATAACGGCAGTCCACTCAAAGCAGCCAATGTCCAGCAGATGATATTCCCATTTAGAAGTAAAAAAATTACTTGCCCCCAAGTCTAGTAAGTTAAGTTTCAATCACAAATAATTTATATGACCTTATTTCTTCTGTTGGGCCCAGGTTGAAGCACTTGTTCTTACAGGGGTTTTTCCATCTGAAACATTGATGGTGCAGCTACTGAATATGCTATAAAATATTTGATAGATAAAGACCTCACCTCAGGAGCCTGCATGTATCTCAGCAATGAGGGCCCTCAAGTCGCCTGTcgccaaccctgatgttcccttctgcggtcctcacttgtaaatgtgcacgCAAGGTTTTAGGAGGCCTGCCACCATCCCTGTTGTGTCCTAtcaccagatgtagagctgcacacattCTGCCATTATCCTGTCACCTGTCGCCATATCGtacaatgtccctgctgtgctgtacaagtgtgctgtggtgagctccccctggtggccggaagccgccatataACACGTTCTGGCCCTGCTGTCCGTTATGTGACATGTGagttcttcttcatggaaaaataagacatcccctgaaaataaatatttatatatacactgtcttattttcgggaaaacgCGGTAGTCATACATTCAAAGTAAGAATGATACAAGAATTGCACAACATAGAGCTATGCCAATAGGCGATCCAGAgttgttatttcatggggaataaATGTAAGGAGAAGCTATGGGTTATATACTGTACCTAACTAGCAAGACACTGTAAGGTCTATTACAAAAATATAAGCATAACAAATGTTGATATTTTCCCCAAACATTTATGTACAGCAGTACAGTACTTATTCAGCTCCATAGTAAAAGAGCGTActagatgtatgtatatacagtatacagtatacagtatgtatatatatatatatatatatatatatatattataatttttattcTCTGCAATTCTCTTTCAGAGTCATGAGGAACACTGTGAACGACACAACTATTGCTCACTTTATTTTGTTAGGCCTAACCAAGGACTATGGCCTTCAGTCAGTCCTCTTTGTCTTATTTTTAATCATTTATGTATGTTCCTTCTTGAGCAACTTTTTTTTGATGGTTTTGATATCAGTGAGCCATAATCTTTACACCCCTATGTACTTCTTCCTCAGCCATTTGTCTTTTGTAGACCTATGTTACTCCTCAACTATTACACCCAAGATGCTGGTAGACCTGACTTCCGAGACCAAGTCTATTCCATCCTTAGGCTGCGCTGTTCAAATGTTTGCATTTGCCATGTTTGCTACATCTGAGAGCTTCTTGGTTACTTCAATGGCATATGACCGGTACGTTGCGATTTGCCAGCCGCTTAGGTATCATAGCATTATGAGCAAGTCTACATGTTGGGGTTTGGTATCTGGAACTTATTTTAGCAGCTTCCTGGCATCTGTCTCTCATACTATTACTGTTTTTGAATTCCCTTTATGTGGTTCCAATGAGATCAATCACTTCTACTGTGATATCCCCCCACTCCTGAAACTCACATGTGCTCATTCATACATCCGAAAAATTGTAGTCCTCTCAATGGCTCTGATAATGGGGGTTGTTTCCTTTTTTGTGATTCTGATGTCCTACGTGTTAATAATATATAACATTTTGGGAATTCATTCAAAAGCTGGACAACACAAAGCATTTTCCACTTGTGCTTCCCACCTTACTGTTGTTATCTCTTTCTATAGCACCGTTTTTGGAATTTATTTCCGGCCAAGCTTAGGGCTGAATTCAGACAGTGTGGACAagattttctctattttttacaCAGTGGCCTCACCATTATTGAACCCTATTATCTATAGTTTTAAAAATGCTGAAATTAAAAGGGCAGTGATAAATATTTTAGGTAAAAACTAACTTTTAGCAcatatttaaagtgtcaatgtcattaaaaaaaaaaaaaaaaaacctttgacttgtcatagagacatccaGTAGACTGTAGGGCCCAGCAACACCAAATGTTCCCTCTTCCAAGCTCATAGTGGGATGCACGCTGGGGCCCACTATCTCAGAAGTTGGGTGTAGGTACATAAATGGAATGAGtccaacagcatcaaatcttGAAGGAATCTTCAATACTTTATTGTGCTCACAAGCAAGGATACAAGGTTTTGACTTGCAATGAGTTTTTGTCAAGTATATCCTTGATTGTGAGCACAATAAAGTATTGAAGATTCCTTGAAGATTGGATGTTGTTGGACTTGTTCCattcatgtcatagagacatgtcaaaagttttgatcagtcccgGTCTAAGTGTTCGGATTCGTACCAAATCGGAAGAACAAGCTAGGAGAGGAATAATTTTTCATAATGATTATTTTGACGTCCTCCCAgacaacgtctgttatttaatatACTGTCCGTCCATactggacgtccatcattccattgacttcagtgcattgcattgaggTCAAATAAAAACCCCTTCAGGAACAGGCAAATTtttatttgtttagttttttcctcctcgtgtttaaaaggccatagcacttttttttttacacctacagacccagacttaatttttccataaaatatgctgcaaaaccgggaaaaaattATTGGTGTtgtgaaataaattaaaaacgaaATGTTCCTCAAaactctattaccatccttataacgcttttatcctttggtctatggggctgtgtgagaagtcacttttttgcgccatgatgtgtactttctatcggtaccttgcttgtgtatatgtgactttttgatcactttttattacaatttttctgtatttgatgtgaCGAAAATCAGCAAATTTGCACTAtggcgggtttttgcacttacgctgctTACCgagcaagatcagaaatgtgataaatttaaccccttgccgcaatatgACATTTGGGAAGCGTCATGCAAAGCAAGTAGTTCCTACATtatgacgtttcccaaacatcaTGCTTTCCTTGTCTCCTCTCAAACAGCCTCCTCCCGacgccactgcccggagggaaaCCGCGGTCTCCCCCAAGGCAGTTAACCCTGTGGACCACAGCATCTATGGGAAATCCGGAGGGAAATCTGCTCTCCCAGAGATCGGAGGGAGACCCCCCTGGAGCCGCGTGAGCGATCACACGGCTCTGGGGGttaccatagcagcccagacgctacttaatgcgtctgggctgctatggttagaacgatcaggcccctgcactgaggcaggggtcggatcgtttgaatgagctgtcagtgttctgaCAGCGCATTCACTctttaatacattacagcactgatcatgtgctgtaatgtattatagatgtacctgcaaaagttaaaacacacacacacacacaaatacatacataaataaataaatacaaaaatatattaattaattaatgaattaaattaatataaataaatatatatacacattccccatccccctttataaatgatcccctatcaatgagatacatatatttggtatcgccgtgtccataatgaccccgtctattaacctgttacattaattatcccgcccgattaactcagcaaaaaaaaaaaaataaataatcgaaatgacaattttttgttaatcccaccccctaaaaaaaatagataaaagctatcaaaacgtcagatgtaaccaaaaggtgtaccactaaaagtgtcagcttatggcgcaaaaaaaaaatccttcacacaacttcattggcgaaaaaatttaaatattactgctcttacaatatgcaagacacaaacagtttttatagtataaatgccataaactataactaaAGTTAtttaaaatggatatcactgtaatcgtacagacctgacgaataatgataacacgttatatgtaacgtatagtaaacggcatacaaaaaaatggtgaaaaactgctgttaatttgtgttttttattcataccacctcataaacaatttaaggcgactctgtacccaaaatctgtcccccccccccaaaccacttgtaccatcagataactgcttttaatccaagatttgtccttgGGT from Dendropsophus ebraccatus isolate aDenEbr1 chromosome 1, aDenEbr1.pat, whole genome shotgun sequence includes these protein-coding regions:
- the LOC138786647 gene encoding olfactory receptor 5G26-like, whose product is MRNTVNDTTIAHFILLGLTKDYGLQSVLFVLFLIIYVCSFLSNFFLMVLISVSHNLYTPMYFFLSHLSFVDLCYSSTITPKMLVDLTSETKSIPSLGCAVQMFAFAMFATSESFLVTSMAYDRYVAICQPLRYHSIMSKSTCWGLVSGTYFSSFLASVSHTITVFEFPLCGSNEINHFYCDIPPLLKLTCAHSYIRKIVVLSMALIMGVVSFFVILMSYVLIIYNILGIHSKAGQHKAFSTCASHLTVVISFYSTVFGIYFRPSLGLNSDSVDKIFSIFYTVASPLLNPIIYSFKNAEIKRAVINILGKN